One window from the genome of Leptospira broomii serovar Hurstbridge str. 5399 encodes:
- a CDS encoding DNA polymerase domain-containing protein, with amino-acid sequence MPPKRSQFAKGYLFDVYHTEDKIYLWIKTYTGESLLFFDSYQPIIYARGDEGILKKLVRRLYELDALGDHPQYEERNLFYENRTVPVLKLVVSRPSILARITKKLYALYGKFDIYHSDIDVPTSYMFHKGLFPLCEVKLSYIVFDNGRQIRKIKSRSSIPDMDYKIPTFKSIYMRLEKSHRIGFQNNPLILQTDEHSYRLSVESPRELLIKIDSILQKEDPDIIFSSYGDHIIFPKLFSYAQKVGFLPCFDRDKTAPIRRHITTKGTSYFTYGNIVFRAPSYPLFGRWHIDSSNSFVYKEAYLAGIVELARLSRLPIQRMARASTGKALTYIETDVALRRGYLVPWQKSAVESPKTALQLLEADKGGLVFQPDISFGKTAENVAQLDFAQMYPSVMVLHNISPECVNCSCCESDPNTPIVPGIGYHICDKRIGIVSEALKHVLDRRAYYKRKVIENDDRKDEYDARQSSLKWMLVTSFGYLGYRNAKFGRLESHESVNAFAREKLLAAKEATEERGYVFIHAITDSIFIRKEDSSAFTSEELENLCSEIFQRTDVKIEVDGIYTWLAFPPSSQDPLMPVANRYMGRFESGKLKFRGICARRKDLPIFIRTAQTEMLEWMRTKVSTRDLKHSENEILSIYSKHDSLLRHGKVSWKELLVKRSTTKDLEEYEVDSATSLSLHKLRELGMQVQAGEKVKYLVLNQASKSKGLRYTPEEELQLSDKQIHYDKKFYRKLLLNAFKEVWSEFSSFNDFDSLIDDQGRLPF; translated from the coding sequence ATGCCTCCTAAGCGATCTCAATTCGCAAAAGGATATTTATTCGACGTATATCATACCGAAGATAAAATCTATCTCTGGATAAAAACATATACGGGAGAATCGCTTCTATTCTTTGATTCTTATCAGCCGATCATCTACGCGAGAGGAGACGAAGGAATTCTTAAAAAGTTAGTTCGGAGACTCTATGAACTTGATGCTTTAGGCGATCACCCTCAGTATGAGGAACGAAATCTATTTTACGAAAATCGGACCGTTCCGGTTTTAAAATTAGTCGTTTCTCGTCCTTCGATTCTAGCAAGAATTACGAAAAAATTATATGCTCTTTATGGAAAATTCGATATCTACCATTCCGATATAGATGTTCCCACGAGTTATATGTTTCACAAAGGCCTGTTCCCGCTATGTGAAGTAAAATTGAGTTATATCGTATTCGATAACGGAAGACAAATTAGGAAAATAAAATCCCGTTCTTCAATTCCCGATATGGATTATAAAATTCCCACATTTAAATCCATATATATGAGATTAGAAAAAAGTCATAGAATAGGGTTTCAAAATAATCCGCTAATCCTACAAACCGACGAACATTCATATAGACTCTCCGTGGAAAGTCCCAGGGAGCTCCTAATCAAAATAGACTCGATTCTTCAGAAAGAAGATCCGGATATTATTTTTTCCTCTTACGGAGACCATATCATCTTTCCGAAACTATTCTCTTATGCGCAAAAAGTGGGTTTTCTTCCCTGTTTTGATAGGGATAAGACGGCCCCTATCCGTCGACATATTACCACAAAAGGAACCAGTTATTTCACCTATGGTAATATAGTTTTCCGGGCACCTTCCTATCCTTTATTCGGAAGATGGCATATAGATTCCTCCAATAGTTTCGTTTATAAAGAAGCGTACTTAGCAGGAATCGTGGAATTGGCAAGATTATCTAGATTACCGATTCAAAGAATGGCGAGAGCTTCTACAGGCAAAGCCTTAACTTATATAGAAACGGACGTAGCGTTAAGAAGAGGATATCTTGTTCCTTGGCAAAAAAGCGCCGTCGAATCTCCAAAAACGGCGCTTCAACTATTAGAAGCCGACAAAGGAGGTTTGGTTTTTCAACCCGATATATCTTTCGGGAAAACGGCTGAGAACGTAGCACAACTCGACTTTGCGCAAATGTATCCGAGCGTTATGGTATTACATAATATTTCTCCCGAATGCGTAAATTGCTCCTGCTGCGAATCGGATCCTAACACTCCCATCGTTCCCGGTATCGGTTATCATATTTGTGATAAAAGAATCGGTATCGTTTCCGAAGCCCTAAAACACGTATTGGATCGAAGGGCTTATTATAAACGAAAAGTAATCGAAAACGACGATAGGAAGGACGAATACGATGCCAGACAATCTAGTTTAAAATGGATGCTGGTTACTTCGTTCGGTTATCTAGGCTATAGAAATGCTAAGTTCGGTCGTTTAGAAAGCCACGAAAGCGTTAACGCCTTCGCGAGAGAAAAGCTGTTAGCGGCCAAAGAAGCGACCGAGGAAAGAGGTTATGTTTTCATACACGCTATTACGGATAGTATCTTTATCCGTAAAGAAGATTCGTCGGCTTTTACTTCCGAGGAATTAGAAAATCTTTGTTCGGAAATCTTTCAACGAACGGATGTAAAAATCGAAGTAGACGGGATCTATACTTGGTTGGCTTTTCCACCCTCTTCTCAGGACCCTCTTATGCCGGTTGCAAATCGATATATGGGGAGATTCGAATCCGGAAAATTAAAATTCAGAGGAATCTGCGCTAGGAGAAAGGATCTTCCGATATTTATTCGAACCGCTCAAACCGAAATGCTGGAATGGATGCGTACTAAAGTTTCAACGCGGGATTTAAAACATTCTGAAAATGAAATATTATCGATTTATTCCAAGCATGATTCTCTACTAAGACACGGAAAAGTCAGCTGGAAGGAGTTATTAGTAAAAAGATCGACTACAAAAGATCTGGAAGAATACGAAGTGGATAGCGCAACCTCTCTGTCTCTGCATAAACTTCGAGAACTGGGAATGCAAGTCCAGGCCGGAGAAAAAGTCAAATACCTGGTTCTGAACCAAGCATCGAAATCCAAAGGGCTCAGGTATACGCCCGAAGAAGAGCTTCAACTTTCCGACAAACAAATCCATTACGATAAAAAATTCTATCGCAAACTTTTATTAAACGCATTTAAAGAAGTTTGGTCCGAATTCTCTTCCTTTAACGATTTCGATTCCCTTATCGATGATCAAGGAAGACTTCCCTTTTAA
- a CDS encoding phospholipase C/P1 nuclease family protein, protein MWKFRWMYSVRLLSALIMLLSFPVFPWGSHYLIMDRVLEHKSVSYANEEVPVEELETFVSAEAKGLKGVFDDYFTWLKNRGSKRFLSYEFNIDAARKSPLAEFLRAARLRPAHKFYSVRRLLPGETAKYNLVNSFLVYPYLEKREMDRYSFENIKTRKVSIRSILTTFVDEPDWGMDHELWNVVEYGYGKQPFGNPKGESSKAPFHMYFQHENFFVSKFAPEMTSGSMLPDRVELFRRLSEFAGKTNHPFWKYRFAAWASHYVQDIAQPYHSKAVPSAGYYYYLKYALASKENKVKIKKDTTQVVANRHFIYEDFVAYGLYKSYTDKNPIFENLKSYLTGGDAFLTGVDSVGELLEAVGAKASSHSPDIDSTIVAIFGKTITMDPNYDLEHDPHYEISAFIRDIDLEKGNELVKESGKDFQTTAQATRSLLKLLGAYGPR, encoded by the coding sequence GTGTGGAAGTTTAGATGGATGTACAGTGTTAGACTTCTTTCTGCTCTAATCATGCTCTTATCGTTTCCCGTTTTTCCCTGGGGATCTCATTATCTAATCATGGACCGTGTTCTAGAACACAAATCGGTTTCTTACGCAAATGAAGAAGTTCCCGTTGAAGAATTAGAAACATTTGTTTCAGCCGAAGCGAAAGGGCTTAAAGGGGTCTTTGATGATTACTTTACTTGGTTAAAGAATCGAGGTTCTAAGCGATTTTTAAGTTATGAATTCAATATAGACGCTGCCCGTAAATCTCCGTTGGCTGAATTCTTGCGTGCAGCAAGATTACGCCCAGCTCATAAATTTTACTCAGTTCGAAGATTGCTTCCGGGCGAGACCGCCAAATATAATTTAGTAAATTCCTTTTTGGTATATCCTTATCTTGAGAAGAGAGAGATGGATCGATATTCGTTCGAGAATATTAAGACACGTAAAGTAAGCATACGATCGATTTTGACTACTTTTGTCGACGAACCGGATTGGGGAATGGATCACGAGCTTTGGAATGTCGTCGAATACGGATATGGCAAGCAGCCATTCGGGAATCCGAAAGGAGAAAGTAGTAAGGCTCCGTTTCATATGTATTTTCAGCACGAGAATTTTTTCGTCAGCAAATTCGCGCCCGAAATGACCAGCGGTAGCATGCTACCGGATCGCGTGGAATTATTTCGAAGACTTTCCGAATTTGCCGGAAAGACAAATCATCCTTTCTGGAAATATAGATTTGCGGCCTGGGCCTCCCATTATGTTCAAGATATCGCGCAACCGTATCACTCCAAGGCGGTTCCATCCGCAGGATATTATTATTATTTAAAATATGCGTTGGCTTCGAAGGAAAACAAGGTCAAGATAAAGAAGGACACGACGCAGGTTGTTGCTAACCGTCATTTTATATACGAGGATTTTGTTGCGTACGGCTTATATAAATCTTACACGGATAAGAATCCGATTTTTGAAAATTTAAAATCATATTTAACCGGTGGTGATGCATTTCTAACTGGCGTCGATTCGGTCGGCGAGCTATTGGAGGCGGTGGGAGCTAAGGCATCTAGTCATTCCCCCGATATAGATTCTACTATAGTGGCCATATTCGGAAAAACCATTACGATGGACCCGAATTACGATTTAGAACACGACCCTCATTATGAAATTTCGGCTTTCATCCGCGATATCGACCTCGAGAAAGGAAATGAACTCGTTAAAGAATCCGGAAAAGATTTTCAGACGACGGCGCAAGCTACCAGGTCCTTATTGAAATTATTAGGAGCTTATGGACCTCGATAA
- a CDS encoding Lp29 family lipoprotein codes for MPRTVLLIFSIYACICTCASRYYTKLPQGKPEIPKVDRSLRIAYIGFHTFRASTFKNPDGTVAFEALTEPDLRTLKNPSIGIFPSTVDLKSTGIRKDIPPERVQSFVKAYLSETGPSGIRELEKFLDIKKESQSYVYSLKILPFDYYIVGIHTPPLENSSRIFWNFVTLISELVSIASLGILPSYETFEASTTVIFFDANLNRLKELHYNNNYTVLRALWATANPPECKIGNLSCLGMFSPTIRANQPIVFEGMIPRINADIVESLRTLK; via the coding sequence ATGCCAAGAACCGTCCTGCTTATCTTTTCGATCTACGCATGTATTTGCACCTGCGCCTCTCGTTATTATACGAAACTACCGCAAGGAAAGCCGGAAATTCCGAAAGTAGATCGAAGTTTGCGAATTGCATATATCGGCTTTCATACCTTTCGTGCCTCGACGTTTAAGAATCCTGATGGCACGGTGGCTTTCGAAGCCTTAACCGAACCCGATTTGAGAACGTTGAAAAACCCTTCTATAGGTATTTTCCCATCGACAGTCGATCTCAAATCTACGGGGATTCGCAAAGATATTCCGCCAGAGAGAGTCCAATCATTCGTGAAAGCGTATCTTTCCGAAACGGGCCCTTCAGGGATAAGAGAATTGGAAAAATTTTTGGATATTAAAAAGGAAAGTCAATCCTATGTGTATTCCTTAAAAATTCTTCCTTTCGATTATTATATTGTAGGAATTCATACTCCGCCGTTGGAGAATTCCTCCCGAATATTTTGGAATTTTGTAACGCTAATATCGGAACTAGTAAGCATTGCAAGTTTGGGAATCCTACCGTCTTACGAAACGTTCGAAGCTTCCACTACTGTAATCTTCTTTGACGCTAATTTGAATCGGTTAAAGGAATTGCATTATAATAATAATTATACCGTCTTGAGAGCTCTCTGGGCCACCGCGAATCCGCCGGAATGTAAAATTGGAAATTTAAGTTGCTTAGGAATGTTTAGCCCGACGATTCGAGCGAATCAACCCATCGTTTTTGAAGGAATGATTCCTAGGATCAATGCAGATATCGTAGAGTCGTTGCGCACTCTTAAGTAG
- a CDS encoding Lp29 family lipoprotein → MKFIPKNLASIFVAVLFLLSCNSHYILKEGKKDISSFVLKKGVSVVIVGFLPYQVSSAGRFYTATVNPSQRIQLSEKIGQPAGNLKVRGIRKDIPPEKVKAFVETYINAVKKSGIEEILSVVDATKEDPNAKESTIRLKDLGADYYVLGILNPPFQKSNIGLEIIHAFSHLFSMITVGLVPSILWSDAKATVLVYDKNLNQIWSKEYDAPYFVYRAIWAKPHPKECEQGRICDFENFGPVPAFAFKPVLPELESDLAQFLNSK, encoded by the coding sequence ATGAAATTTATCCCAAAAAATCTTGCATCCATCTTCGTCGCGGTCTTGTTTCTCCTTTCCTGCAACTCTCATTATATTCTTAAGGAAGGAAAAAAAGATATTTCCTCCTTCGTACTCAAAAAAGGAGTTTCAGTCGTCATTGTAGGTTTTCTACCGTACCAAGTCTCATCAGCGGGTAGATTCTACACCGCGACTGTGAATCCTTCGCAACGGATTCAGCTTTCGGAAAAAATCGGGCAGCCTGCCGGCAATTTGAAAGTAAGAGGGATTCGAAAAGATATACCTCCTGAAAAAGTAAAAGCCTTTGTCGAAACTTATATTAATGCGGTCAAGAAATCGGGGATAGAGGAGATTTTATCCGTTGTCGATGCCACTAAAGAGGATCCGAATGCGAAAGAGTCTACGATTCGATTAAAGGATTTAGGAGCGGACTATTATGTTTTGGGGATTCTTAACCCGCCTTTTCAGAAATCTAATATAGGTCTAGAGATAATACACGCGTTTAGTCACTTGTTTTCCATGATAACCGTAGGATTAGTTCCATCCATTTTATGGTCCGATGCGAAAGCGACCGTCTTAGTTTATGATAAAAATTTAAACCAAATCTGGTCAAAAGAATACGATGCGCCGTATTTTGTGTATCGGGCGATTTGGGCAAAGCCCCATCCTAAAGAATGCGAACAAGGAAGAATTTGCGATTTTGAAAATTTCGGCCCGGTTCCGGCATTTGCGTTCAAACCGGTATTGCCGGAGCTTGAATCCGATTTGGCACAGTTTTTAAATTCAAAGTAA
- a CDS encoding Lsa16 family lipoprotein adhesin: MKNRIINLAILGTLTLASGACSNSAQIVGNVNCPTLEKGLEPTVGILSDEKENPVIVNKLPIGTVVRVYDYRNHSIHPKPSVRIKTDKTEGWVSPTCLVVNQNPENSVFAWGYRKDYKYFYEPADLDHYSKGYEFEVYKNLPKEKIPLAELAPELKEKKN, translated from the coding sequence ATGAAGAATAGAATAATTAATTTAGCGATCCTTGGAACGTTAACACTTGCGTCGGGAGCTTGCTCCAACTCGGCACAAATTGTAGGTAATGTAAATTGTCCTACTTTAGAAAAAGGGTTGGAACCTACGGTTGGAATTCTTTCCGACGAAAAGGAGAATCCAGTAATCGTTAACAAATTGCCAATTGGAACCGTGGTAAGAGTTTACGACTACAGAAATCATTCCATTCATCCAAAACCTTCGGTTCGTATAAAAACCGATAAGACCGAGGGCTGGGTGAGTCCGACTTGTTTGGTCGTAAATCAAAATCCGGAAAATTCCGTTTTTGCATGGGGTTATCGTAAGGATTATAAATATTTCTACGAGCCGGCCGATCTGGATCATTACTCAAAAGGATACGAATTCGAAGTTTATAAGAATCTTCCGAAGGAAAAAATTCCTTTAGCGGAGTTAGCTCCGGAATTAAAGGAAAAGAAAAACTAA
- a CDS encoding membrane protein, producing the protein MDVKVEQNLINYKLDSKTRTALIGMIIVGLVSLAIAAFGLGHENLRHDGGHSNPAWSAYLVGTFFILGISIAGIFFTALGHITGAHWPVTLRRISEGYGMFLPVAGVLLVILTLGAHDLYEWTHEEVVAHDHLLQHKKPLLNMGFFTGILIFLSVVWSAFGYLFYKRSVAQDTDKDVKHTQFNAKLSGGFIVFFALSFSLVSFEVIMSLTPHWFSTMFGVYCFAAAYQAGLSSLVVVAYFLKKKGYLGNLVNENHIHDLGKFMLGFTVFWAYVGFSQFMLIWYANIPEETFFFEQRLTGGWEYLTLAIPAIKFAIPFLLLLNRPNKRDINFLMKVAVWILFTQATEIFWLVYPANFVDFSLGGYITSLGSVVGMVGLFGLVLLKRLEKAPLIPVGDPRLEDCLHHHQ; encoded by the coding sequence ATGGACGTTAAGGTAGAACAAAACCTCATCAACTATAAGCTGGATTCCAAAACCAGAACGGCGCTGATCGGAATGATTATTGTCGGTCTCGTCAGCCTCGCGATTGCGGCATTTGGCCTCGGTCATGAAAATCTACGTCATGACGGCGGACATTCCAATCCAGCTTGGTCTGCTTATCTGGTTGGAACCTTTTTCATTCTGGGTATCTCGATAGCCGGAATCTTCTTCACTGCTCTTGGTCATATAACCGGCGCCCATTGGCCCGTAACCTTGCGACGCATATCCGAAGGATACGGTATGTTTCTTCCTGTTGCAGGCGTATTATTGGTCATCCTAACTTTGGGCGCCCATGATCTATACGAATGGACTCACGAAGAAGTCGTCGCCCATGATCATCTTCTTCAACATAAAAAACCGCTGCTGAATATGGGTTTCTTCACCGGGATTCTCATTTTCTTAAGCGTGGTATGGTCCGCATTCGGTTATCTATTCTATAAGAGATCGGTCGCGCAAGATACGGATAAGGACGTAAAGCATACTCAATTCAACGCGAAACTCTCGGGTGGATTTATCGTTTTCTTCGCCTTATCTTTCTCGCTCGTTTCGTTCGAAGTGATCATGTCTCTTACCCCTCATTGGTTTTCCACCATGTTCGGAGTTTATTGCTTTGCGGCAGCTTACCAAGCAGGGCTTTCTTCGCTCGTCGTCGTGGCTTACTTTCTGAAAAAGAAAGGATACCTGGGAAATCTCGTGAATGAAAATCATATTCACGACTTAGGTAAGTTCATGCTCGGCTTCACCGTGTTCTGGGCTTACGTAGGATTTTCCCAATTCATGCTGATTTGGTATGCGAATATTCCCGAAGAAACTTTCTTCTTTGAGCAACGCTTAACCGGCGGTTGGGAATATCTTACGTTAGCGATTCCTGCAATTAAGTTCGCGATTCCTTTCCTACTTCTATTAAACCGCCCGAATAAACGAGATATTAATTTCTTAATGAAAGTCGCGGTTTGGATTCTATTTACGCAAGCTACGGAAATCTTCTGGCTGGTATATCCTGCAAACTTCGTGGATTTCTCGCTCGGCGGTTATATAACAAGTTTAGGTTCCGTAGTTGGAATGGTCGGTCTGTTTGGACTGGTTCTTCTAAAACGGTTGGAGAAAGCTCCGCTGATTCCGGTCGGCGATCCGAGGCTGGAAGATTGCCTCCATCATCACCAATAG
- a CDS encoding c-type cytochrome — MSLNKFSILSFSALLLWNCESKTPPLEYMPDMADSVAREAQEAEPFFANNSAVRLPPKGAVPVDYYPYEYRGLDISVIPNKGLANPFKADFANLKRGEDKYQTYCSPCHGVRGAGNGFVVGPAPKLNAGQSDGSPMAALISASAKAYSDGQIYHAMTEGKGRMNSYASQIAPEDRWKIVLYIRKLQDHDNKTNKETAKK; from the coding sequence ATTTCCCTGAATAAGTTTTCCATCCTTTCATTCTCAGCTCTCTTACTTTGGAACTGCGAATCAAAGACGCCACCACTAGAATACATGCCCGACATGGCTGACTCAGTCGCAAGGGAAGCGCAGGAAGCTGAGCCTTTCTTTGCCAATAATTCGGCGGTTCGGCTCCCGCCCAAGGGCGCGGTTCCGGTCGACTACTATCCGTATGAATATAGAGGCCTGGATATTTCAGTAATTCCTAATAAAGGTCTCGCAAATCCATTCAAAGCGGATTTTGCAAATCTTAAGCGCGGGGAAGATAAATACCAGACCTATTGCAGTCCTTGCCACGGAGTCCGCGGTGCAGGAAACGGTTTCGTAGTAGGACCTGCTCCGAAATTAAATGCCGGACAGAGTGATGGAAGTCCTATGGCGGCTCTAATATCAGCGAGTGCGAAAGCGTATTCGGACGGGCAGATTTATCACGCGATGACCGAAGGGAAGGGACGTATGAACAGCTATGCTTCTCAAATCGCTCCCGAAGATCGTTGGAAAATCGTCCTCTATATCCGGAAGCTCCAGGATCACGACAATAAGACCAACAAGGAAACGGCTAAGAAATAA
- a CDS encoding DUF3341 domain-containing protein: MYKPLKEQFHSFQETESGVFGLFDTASQIVDAAQKTKEKGYTGFDCFTPYPVHGLDDAMGLSRSGIPWVTFFMGLFGCTVGFGMQYLTHKYDWSINISGKSLNAWFAYIPITFEFTVFMAGVSTAVALFILAKLPRLNRKILHPDITNDKFALWIPSNSANYSESSVTEFIKSLGAKYVETVK; encoded by the coding sequence ATGTATAAACCACTTAAAGAACAATTTCATTCCTTTCAGGAAACAGAATCGGGAGTATTCGGTTTATTCGATACCGCTTCCCAGATCGTAGACGCGGCTCAAAAGACAAAAGAAAAAGGTTATACCGGATTCGATTGCTTCACCCCGTATCCGGTCCACGGGCTTGACGATGCAATGGGTCTTTCTCGTTCGGGAATACCTTGGGTGACTTTCTTTATGGGACTTTTCGGTTGTACTGTAGGGTTTGGAATGCAATACCTAACGCATAAGTATGACTGGTCTATAAACATCTCCGGTAAAAGCCTGAATGCTTGGTTTGCATATATTCCGATCACATTCGAATTCACCGTTTTCATGGCGGGGGTTTCGACGGCTGTAGCATTATTCATTCTTGCCAAACTTCCGAGGTTGAATCGGAAAATCTTACATCCGGATATTACTAACGACAAGTTTGCGCTCTGGATTCCTTCCAACTCCGCAAATTATTCGGAAAGTTCCGTCACCGAGTTCATTAAAAGTCTAGGCGCAAAATACGTCGAGACGGTGAAATAG
- the nrfD gene encoding NrfD/PsrC family molybdoenzyme membrane anchor subunit, translating to MPNAIKEALDIQPLVTGGKSVRDVTEDILKPVEAFPTSLWWKAFLLALTITVIDLGIIGYLVYEGLYILGINNPVGWGFFIVNFVFWIGIGHAGTLISAVLYLFRQEWRTGINRAAEAMTIFAVLTAASTLIIHIGRPWMGYWLFPYPNERGPLWVNFRSPLIWDTFAVSTYLTISLVFWYIGLIPDIASVRDRATGKVRRMVYDILSFGWVGSNRAWSHLETVAMILAALSTPLVLSVHTIVSFDFAVSILPGWHTTIFPPYFVAGAIFSGFAMVVTLMVIAREVFNLKDYITMKHLENMNKVIMVTGLIVGLAYSTEFFMAWYSGNEYEGFAFVNRAFGPYGWAYFIMFSCNVFAPQVFWWKKLRTSIPVMFIISIIVNIGMWFERFVIVMTLHRDFLPSSWDVYIPTVYDFMMLLGTFGIFFTLFLLFCRLLPVIAVAEIKTVMPHKDGGHH from the coding sequence ATACCTAACGCAATCAAAGAAGCCCTGGATATCCAGCCCCTGGTCACCGGCGGCAAATCCGTTCGTGACGTAACGGAGGATATCCTCAAGCCGGTCGAAGCCTTTCCTACTTCCTTATGGTGGAAGGCATTTCTTTTGGCTTTAACGATTACAGTAATCGATTTGGGTATCATCGGATACCTAGTGTATGAAGGCCTTTATATCCTCGGGATTAATAATCCTGTAGGTTGGGGATTCTTTATCGTCAACTTCGTGTTCTGGATCGGTATCGGTCACGCAGGCACATTGATTTCTGCGGTTCTTTACTTGTTTCGCCAAGAGTGGAGAACAGGGATTAACCGTGCCGCGGAAGCAATGACGATCTTTGCGGTACTAACTGCGGCATCGACATTGATCATCCATATCGGACGTCCGTGGATGGGTTACTGGTTGTTTCCGTATCCGAACGAAAGAGGGCCTCTTTGGGTAAACTTTAGATCGCCCTTAATTTGGGATACTTTTGCGGTATCGACCTACTTAACGATTTCGTTGGTATTCTGGTATATAGGACTCATCCCCGATATCGCTTCGGTTCGCGATCGGGCTACCGGCAAAGTTCGAAGAATGGTATATGATATACTTTCTTTCGGCTGGGTCGGTTCCAATAGGGCTTGGTCGCACTTGGAGACGGTTGCGATGATTCTTGCGGCGCTATCGACTCCTTTGGTTCTTTCGGTGCATACGATTGTATCCTTCGACTTCGCAGTATCGATACTTCCCGGTTGGCATACGACCATCTTCCCTCCGTACTTCGTCGCTGGGGCAATCTTCTCGGGCTTCGCCATGGTGGTAACTCTCATGGTTATCGCGAGAGAGGTATTCAATCTTAAAGATTACATTACTATGAAGCACCTGGAAAATATGAACAAGGTGATCATGGTAACCGGTTTGATCGTAGGACTCGCTTACTCGACGGAGTTCTTCATGGCTTGGTATTCCGGCAACGAATATGAAGGATTTGCATTCGTGAACCGAGCTTTCGGACCGTACGGATGGGCCTACTTCATTATGTTTAGCTGTAACGTGTTTGCTCCCCAGGTATTCTGGTGGAAGAAATTACGGACTAGTATTCCGGTTATGTTCATCATTTCGATTATCGTGAATATAGGAATGTGGTTCGAGCGTTTCGTGATCGTAATGACCCTGCACAGGGACTTCTTGCCTTCGAGCTGGGATGTTTATATTCCGACGGTTTACGACTTCATGATGCTTTTAGGAACCTTCGGTATCTTCTTCACCCTATTTTTACTCTTCTGTAGATTGCTCCCGGTAATCGCCGTTGCGGAAATAAAAACGGTTATGCCCCATAAAGATGGAGGCCACCACTAA